The genome window GAAGTGTGAACCGGCTCTGAACTAGCTCTGGACCGCCTGGGTGGAAAAAAAGTAATAGAAAACATAATGCCTCCGATATTATTTTTACACCTTCCTGTCTGCAATCTGATTGGCTCTCTACTGCAGTTAGTGGCAAATAGACGAGACTAGTGAATTTGCTGAACCACGTCAATGACATTATCTGGTTcctgttgttttttccccctccaatTTATTAGCAGGTCAAACTCAAACAATCTTTAGGCAAACAACtccttaaaataatttttctataAAATGTTCAGTTTGTCCCCCATCATCTAAAACCAACACTCGTTTTTACACTGTGGTGAGGTTCGTGCATGCTGTAGGTTCTCACCTTGTTGGGGTCTTTGAGGATGAGGTATTTGCCCTCGTCCAGTTTGCGGCAGATGTCGATGACGCAGCGCAATATACCCCACGCGTTCTCCATGCTCAGGTTGATCTGGCTTGCAAACTCGTTGGGCTTGAACTGCTGTGTGCCCAGGATCACATGACGTGCAGAGTCCTTCACATGGTAGCGGGACACATAACTACAGTGCaaacaaagtgacatttttagtGCTTTGACTCAAAACAAAGATatagataaaattaaaaaaaatttacaaaaataaattgataGTTTTCTGGACAGATATGAAAAAATTCAGCACAAAAGGTACAAATGGACTATTTGTATTCTTACCCCAGCTTAAGGTACTCCGAGCCGGCCAGCAGAGCGCAGCAGGTCCAGCGTGCCAGTTTGTAGCTGTTGTTCTTCAGCTCTGTGGCCAACACGGCTCCTCTCTGAGAGTCCAGTTTCTGACGCCAGTCCACTCCGTTACAATACTGCACAAACATTGACCAGTTCAGTgtggcaaacacacacaaattcacatTGGGGAAAATTATGCCAGAATTCTTATTTTTACCCGTGAGTCCCACTCGTTGAGAGCTTTGATGTTGATAAACGAGAGTTCTCCGTTTGCTCCAGTCATCACACCATCATGTTCACAGCGCACAATCAGATCAATATCCTCACCAAGTTTCCACCTCCGGTAcctacacatacacagtcaatAACCTCTTTACACCTTCCAATGACAAGAACTCAATATATTATGACACAGAACTGCACAAAATCTCCACAAATGCCAGAAAGCAAATAACTGCCCACACTCAACACAAGCATGAACTCGATCATTCTCAATGTGATTGCTTAACCCCAACTCTGGCACAAGTGGGTCATCTCACCTGTACGCCACAGACGCCACCTCGCTCTTATCCATATCCTCCTCTATGAACGGGTTTGAGTTGGGGAACTTGTGCCTCTCTCCTCCCTAAACAAAACAGAACGTATCTTAGAAGAATCCCTGATACACATCTGACACGGGTTTAAAGCTGATCTTGACGCGGGTGAGTGAACAAGCCGGGTCGTGGTAACGTACCATGCGCAGGCACTGCTGGCTGAAGTTGTGGTTGATGTACGTGGCCTCCATGGCCAGGTTTCGAGGGGAGTTCAGGGAGTTGCCTTCCTCCTGAGGAGGCTCGTTTGCGGTTTCGCTGACCGTGAGCAGATCTgacggagacacacacacacacacgcattcatcAGTATTTTTTGCTGGGCAAGCTCTAGCTGGAGAAAGATTGAGATTGTTAGCGCACTCACCAAAGTCGGAGTTGTCTCTCTTGTCGAAGAAGAGCTTGTTTCCGACACGCTGCacgatgatgtcccaggagttTACTGAGCGTGTGCAGCACATCAGCGTGGCCAGGATGGCATCGGTGGCAAAGACGTTGCCCTGGGTTTTAGCCAACTAAAAAGAGACAGATTTAATACAGTGACTTGTGGGTTCTCTTACAAATCATGTTTGTGGTTTCATTACTTACAGCCATAATAAGAAACCGAAATACTGGTTTAACACTACCCAGTAATAGATCCTAAAAATTTATGGCTTTTAACGTTACCTTACGGATGACGGGGTCATCAGTGGTGGTGACGGTGTGGAAGATCCTTTTAATGCTCTTCAGAGGTTTCTCGTTACGGGTGGTGATGCGATCGAAAGCTTTATCGTAGTACTCCAGGGCACCGCAGCATTCACTGCATCAGAGAGAGGACAGCGAGATACCAGGATATCAGTCACCACAACCTGGGCGTGGCCTGAACTACAGAATTTGCCAGTTTATCTGCTGTAAACACTAGAAGAATTTAGACTTCCCTAAAACACCTAAGGGTTGGAAAAGTGTGTTCACTTACATGTCTGAAGGATCAGCCACCTCCATGTATCTCATCTTCATAAGGCGAGGGAAGTCCATTTCTTCCTTGACCTCCCAGTCGCTCCGGACTTCCACTGATGAATCCCTGGGCTTCAGCTGAGCCTGCAACAGCCATGACAGGACACGCTACACTTAATAACCCCCCAATGAGTACTAATAGATCATCTGCTAAACACACAATCTGGCAATAGAGCTAAACCGTTAATTAATTAGCAACATTCACTGACAGAGCTTATGATGCAGAGCAACATCAATCGATCAACTTCTATTTAtccaagaacaaaaaaaaattaaacaatactCTCTGAACTTGCTTTAACTTGTTCAAGGTTGAGCTCAGTAACTGAAAAACATGGCTAAAACCAATGGGCGCTGAGAGTACCTGTGACTTCTGGTCCCACTTCTGACGAACTCCAAACTGCTTCTGGAACTTCTTTTGCAGACGCATGCGGTCTCGTTCCTTCTGCTTGGCACTTTTCGGCAGAGTCTGCAGGTTGAACTGCGTGAGATTCCTGCGGTCCTTATCACGACGAAGGTTCCTCTGTAAATAAACCACAGCAGGCATGAAGAAGCTTTTCGGTTCAGAACAATTCTTAATATAAACatgattacattttaattatgcaCAAAGCCTAATCTACAAGCTCAACTTTGCCGGGTTCAGGCTGCGCTGTATACCTGGGCAAAGCGCATGCGGTTCCTCTGGTACGCCGATTTCTGGGTTTTGGCTGTGTCCACCAGCTGGAAGCTAGCTTCATCCTCCTCGTGGAAATAAGCGTACTGACTTCCTCCTCCGAACTGGGATGAGTATTTATCTGACGAAAAAACGGTCATGGTGGTGAGGGGCTTTAAAAGAACACAAGTGCATCAGATCAAGGTTCATGTGAATCGCTCATGAGCTTACTTGTGTATCTTTTATCCTGGTATGTTGCTCCAGTCCAATCTGCCACCTATGAACACAAAACAAAGGTCTCCTTACAGAACACTCACACATAACATTTAGTTAAATAGTACAGATGGAGGAAAAAATTATTCGGTTAAATATTTCGAATCttgtgaatcttttttttttatgtacgcATTAGAGGtgtaaatgttgcagttcccCTGTAATCCTGGAAATAATACATATATGACAAACATACGCAACAAAATTCGTAATAAAGATAATACTGTATCCAAGCACTGTACAAAGTTTTCATTGGAGGTGGCACAATGATGTCATTCCTCTATGATCCTATAGATAGCACTGTCCAAACTGTTCACatattggcaggcagcacagtgtCCTGTTTGGTAGGAggaaattatttgccaagtttgtttagaaaaagtaaaatatttaaacaaacaagcaaaaaacaaacaaacagaaaatgtcACCTAGGTATAATGATATTGTATCGATAGATCCATGGAAATTCACATCCCAATTAAGTAGGATATGTTTGTACATAACGTCTGTTTATTACTAGGGTCTATTACTAGTGAGTGAGAACTGACCTTGCCCAGGCGGTCCCCTTTGCTAAACGGCTGGTAGGGCATGTCCTTGAACTTCTCAGGAACGGCGCAGGGACCCCATCCCGAGGGGTTATCCTGAATCACTGGGGCCAGGAACTTCGCCATGGTCTTCGTACACAACCGAGACATACAGGAAACAAACACCGGCTTTTTGGTTAGAAATAAGCAGATACAATCTCTAAAGCACCACTGAAGTGATGCCTAAATCCTTCTGGAACGACTATCAAGCAGTCAAGTGGCATTATGGGTAAAATTGGAAACTGTTACGTGTCAACAGCACCAGTCAAAATTGCATTACTTGGATTAATACTCAAAATAGTCGAGAAAGATTGCTGCTAAAGTGTGTAGGACTCAGACTTGAATCAGCACTGCTTTCTTCACACTAGCGTGCACTTTTCCTGCACATCAGCTTGCGCAGTGGACTAGTCATCACTGACTACACAGCATCGCAGATTAAACGAAGACTTAAACCCACGGTCACtcttaatatataaatacagagcCACTAAAAAGGGTACAAACCTACAAGAGATAAGGGAAAAAACTGTTATTAATAGCAGTCCTTTTGTGCGGCATTCACATATCAGTACGGGAAATTGGATTGGGAAATTTATAAAATCGggatacttatagaatcgcaCAGAGGTATCGTTATAAAATCGTATCGGgcggtgactggtgattcctaAGCCTAAGTGTGGTGGTGATGCAGCCTAAGTGTGGTGGTGATGCAGCTACCTCCAAACGGTGCAAGGGTGAAACCCAGGTACAGCTGTTACCTTACTTATACACGAACACATTTCTATTAGGTTGAAAAGCTGTTATAAAGCCTTTATAAAATGCATATTAGTTATATCAAACATATCTTTAATAGacttatacacacatcataaacTACTCTTAGCTTCTCAAATTTCCCCCCTCATATTTTGCCATAAATCATTAAAGATAATATTCCccatgtatattaaaaaaaaaaaaaaaagctgcacatCTACTCACAGCATTACTCGGCATTTATTTGCGTAGTagtattagcattagcatctaGCAAGAACCATGGAGTATTACGGAACGCATATGCAACGCATCTTCACAATACTCTCACGAAATAACGGCTAATGACACGAGGAATCTgcgacatttattttttttaagatgtaacTGAAAATAAAGCTGATGTTTAAGGATTAGTATATACCTTTTCACCCCAGTGGAAATTTTCCAATCGGTCCTCAGACGCCGGCGGAAATAGGAACGCGTCACAGGAACGCAAAGCGGGTTGAACTTCCGGTAAAGATATTTCGacgattataattattatttattattattatggttatatgtaaatatgtaaaatataggTTACAAATATGTTGGCCTAACACGAGTGGTTTTATTTGGAAGCTGGGATtatatatagaattttttttttttttgagtgagtATGTAATTACGACAGTTATGAGCCACTTTACGGCATTTACTGTCATGCGCAGTAGGGCAAATTCAGACCAGCTGGAAGGTAAGAAAAGCGAAGTGCTATGTGCATTACACAGGTATGCAGTTATGcagaaatgtattaatttactTTACGTATCTAAATAATTATGgattcatatttaaataaacagccCCAAAATTTTCCCAATATGCTTTCCTTTTTAATGCagaatgtgttttattgtattgtacTGCATGTGTGCTAAACTCAAACTGCAGTTCTGTATGCAAAGCAGCCACAGAGCAGAGAGATTACACAAGTGTTGATCAACTATTTTATCAGACTACATTTTAGATAACTACactgtttttttccttgcaAGTAAGTTGCGTAACACTTCACACAAGTTCAGTAGTGACTGTGCATTAAATAGGCCAAAAAGTCGATATGTATTTTCATTCTTATCCTGAATgactttattaattatttttattatttaataaataatgatgtgTTGAAGTTCATCTTTTAGACATCAGGCAATAGGGATGTAAATCACCATGGACTTCCCGATACGATATCAGCCATatccattatgaccacccgCCTAATATTGAGCAGGTCCCCCGCTTTGCCACCAAGACAGTGATGaactgtgtgtgttctgtacCTTTCTGTTGAAACCAGAATTAACTTTTTcctcaatttgagctacagtagtaCACAGGCTGACATCACAATTTGCCCCTTTGTCAAAGTTACTATCCTTATGCTTGTCTATTTTTTCTACTTCCAAAACATCAACATCAGGAAAAAAGATTCACTTGCTGTCTAGTATATCACACCCACTTCCAGCTGCCATTGTAACGAGATATcgaaaatgtagctactgtgagagGAGCCAAATTGTAATGggtagacaactgggtcagagcaactccaaaaccaTAGCTCTTGTGGAATTCCTGGTATGCATTGGTCAGAACTTACCAAAAGTAacccaagaaagaaaaactggtgaactggcgagagggtcatgggtggctgatgcacatggggagtaaaggctggcctgtgtagtctgattcaatCGAAGAGCTACTGTAAATCAAATTAAGGAAAAGGTCAATTGTGGTTCCATTAGAAAGGTGTCTGAACACACATTGTTTTGGTGGCAAGGTGGTGGGAGACCTACTCAATGTtaagcaggtggtcataatggcTAAAATTTTGGTCTAACTTTCCATGGGATGTTTCATCATGGTAATTAATGGGtatttacttaattacctaatgctgtctgtgttatttcatagttttgaaaaaaaaaaaaaattaagtatttttCTAGAgtttagaaaatgaatcaaaactttcttttgactggttatttctctctctttttctctctctctctctctctatatatatatatatatatatataatgtactttatatacacacacacatttaaagcaCTTGGCAGATGTCCTTATttaaagcgacttacatttttatcttattatacatctgaggagTTGATttgtgctggggtttgaacatgggaccttccaatcagtagtccaatgctttacccactgagctaccctggCCTTTGTAATATAAGCTGATTATAGAGTAAAGGCAACGTTTACCATTTCAAGtgcaaacatgtacagtactgtgcgaaagtcttaggcaccatatccTCTTTGGGacaaattttgttatatatgtttatcataacTGTATTATTACTTAAGAAATCACTCacttcttacatttacattcaggcatttggcagacgctcttatccagagcgacttacatttttatcttattacacatctgagcagttgagggttaagggccttgctcaagggcccaacagtggcaacttggtggttgtggggtttgaacctgggatcttccgaaccgtagtccaatgccttaaccactgagctacccctggccctggcaagtgtaaacacagaACATGTGGATAGATTGAACGAGCAGTGAAAGAGCTGCAAGCGGCTCACGAGCTGCGGGATCGCCACCCCTGGCCTAGGACATGTAGTTACTCAGGTATTCATATTTCAAATGATGTCCAATTTTTTCGGACACCCtgtattttcatgcaaaacccttgtttccatctgaaaattTATCCGTCATGTGATATATTGCTTAATATACACGTTCTTCAGTAtcattatatatttacttatttattaattttacagacatgataaacatctATAACAAAATTTGTACTTGGAATACAAAATGAATACTGTGTAcattaaaaacagaaagaaaaaaaaatattttggagtcagtgtggcaaaACATGAATAGCCACAGGAAAGCATCAAACACGATACATCActgaattgatttttattttaaaatttttcccATCACTTTCagacaaaaatattatatggttttctccagtttcctcctatctttcaaaaacacatacagtattaggtGACTCCACGTTGTACATGCATCCCTCTTAATGCACAGTACTTTCAAATAATTCATGACcaggataaaaaaagaaaaagttttcaCATCATTTCATATCAACCTTTAAAGACGCATTCTTAATACCTATAAATTTGTTTTGAATCTGGCAAAATCAATCCCAGCCCCCGATGATGGGTTTGCCACTTCACGAGCCTCGGGCGTTAGGTTAAAAGCACTTCTTGCACCTTACAATGAGCACATTATTTCCAGTCAGTGGAAAATCTTTAGACAAAGCTGTTGTGTGTTGTCCACGTTTAGCTCACACCTGCATGTCGCTCGTACAGGCGATGCAGTTTGGACTGCCACCTGCAGAGACAGTGCAAGGAAGATACTTAAGAGCTTTCTGTGTGGTgagtgtatttttcagttataaaatatacagtacagtacaaggcGAATATTccgtcaaaataaaaaaaagaaaaggaaaaaactgTAGAATCAACTACTGTAATAGTATATAgattctgtaaatatcagttttataaatattccgattttatattatttttccgAATTGTGTTCAGATTTTATTCGAATTTTAAGATCACGAACcgtaaacaaaaacatttaagtcaTAACtcaaaagtttttctttttcttttctttattttttaatgtacttCTCTTTggatttttcctgattttttagtCGTAGGCATTTCCCATCTATCATTAGAGCACTCCTGCATCAAGGCTACTTCAGaaactatcacgtgtttcctctgagcCACATGACACTGGCTGACTGTACCTTTCCAAACTGCTCACGCACACACTGTTGGGAGCGCTGTCACACACTCGCAGGATAGCACGTTTTGCTCCATCCACTTGCATGAACTCACAGAGCGCCCATGATTGGCTTGGTGTTtcccatccctcccctctgataTATTTCGACCAATCAGCTCATGAACATTCGTAGATGTAAACAAATCCCGGAAGTAgctaacgcattaaaaaaaaaaatggctgtgagCTACTTATGTATGGTACATgtaccgtaaaaaaaaaaaaattggcactgCAGTGCTACAGCATCACCCCGAATTTGAACATGCAATATCTGGATAAATTAGCTTCACAACTGACTTAGGATTAGATTTAGTCACTGGCTTACGAATGATATCCGTTCTGGGAGCACGTTCATGAGTcaaatttgttcttaagtctgacaaagtgagtcttatacgcctttgacatgaatatacaatgaAAAGCATTCAAACCCACTTGACtgaatctctgtgtgtgtttcgcGCCGGTGTAAGTGTTTGCTACGAGTGGGTTCGAGAAAAAGGCCGATCAGAGGCCTTTTAATGCGTGCatgccataaaaatgtgtttctgttgcaccactcagaAGCTCAGGCACAGAATCGGTTATGTCCAAGgctttaatacaaaaaaaaacactgtaatgaAAACATACCATCCCTTGACTTTTGCACACCATTACACTTGCAGTTTTAACATACCGtaataaaggtttattttgTCGTGTCACTGTGTCATCTGATAAAGTCAGTTTCCTCACAGATGAACCAGTTTACATAATTCAAGCATGAATCTGCGCTGTTGCGGTTAAAAGCCTTGTTTACtgctgatatttttttatttatttttccactgGGGTCCATTAAATACGATGATGTATGAACAGCTGAGTTTACTCTGTTTGTTATATTGTAACCCATACTAATGTTAATGCTGATAGAATGTAGGCTTTTATTTTGCTTACTGTTTAGgtttattgtataaaatatcATGTTATGAAGATTAGGTCTCTTAGGTGCTGCATGCTGTAGGATGTTCTATACACTTCATTTGTCACAGAGCCTCAGTTCTGCAGTGCCTCCAGGGGCTTTCAGCTGATGCAGCGCTTTAATAACATACAAGTTTAATAACCTACAAGAAAATACATTCCgggtgaaaaataaataaattacattcttTCTAAGAAATCAGTGCTTATACAatacactgtattttttttatgtaagtgAGTTTATGTGATGGAGTTAGTGAAAGATCTGAATTATTGTTGTGTCCTTACAAAACACAACtgtattttttcccctattatccacacacacaaatacacacacacacacacacatacacaaatacatacacacacatacatgtatacGTAGTAGAACCTTGGTCTGAGAGTTTCTTTCGGTAAActtgtgtgcatgcgtgcgtgcgtcTCTATTCAGtaaactagtgtgtgtgtgtgtgtgtgtgtgtgaaagaggtCCTAAACAGTACCTCCTTCCTCCTGATCTCTGGTCTCAGTTACTATAGCCAAGATTCTTTTCAATggtaaagtgcagtttaatttgttttatttccattttatatttccacatttatttttatattaatattttgcgcaacgttgtggaacaaatcatcggagtttccattatttcttatggggaaattcacttaATTATGCccgtaatccaaggtttaactgtgtgtatatatacagtatatatacacacacacacacacacacacacacactggctgtGCCTGTGACtttgtttaaatgcattttaattttaacgcatatttagtattttaatgtattttaacgcatttaaaaaaatgtccagCGCCATCTGTTGCATTTTGGAGTTGAGTGTTGCCGTGAGTGAGTACTTAATAAACGCAATCTCACATCTTCATTCCGCGGACTTCACACTACCACATAAAAATTTTtgttcattccaaaattcaacagatggcgccgTACATTTTTTAGAAACACATTTG of Clarias gariepinus isolate MV-2021 ecotype Netherlands chromosome 6, CGAR_prim_01v2, whole genome shotgun sequence contains these proteins:
- the eif3d gene encoding eukaryotic translation initiation factor 3 subunit D, translating into MAKFLAPVIQDNPSGWGPCAVPEKFKDMPYQPFSKGDRLGKVADWTGATYQDKRYTNKYSSQFGGGSQYAYFHEEDEASFQLVDTAKTQKSAYQRNRMRFAQRNLRRDKDRRNLTQFNLQTLPKSAKQKERDRMRLQKKFQKQFGVRQKWDQKSQAQLKPRDSSVEVRSDWEVKEEMDFPRLMKMRYMEVADPSDIECCGALEYYDKAFDRITTRNEKPLKSIKRIFHTVTTTDDPVIRKLAKTQGNVFATDAILATLMCCTRSVNSWDIIVQRVGNKLFFDKRDNSDFDLLTVSETANEPPQEEGNSLNSPRNLAMEATYINHNFSQQCLRMGGERHKFPNSNPFIEEDMDKSEVASVAYRYRRWKLGEDIDLIVRCEHDGVMTGANGELSFINIKALNEWDSRYCNGVDWRQKLDSQRGAVLATELKNNSYKLARWTCCALLAGSEYLKLGYVSRYHVKDSARHVILGTQQFKPNEFASQINLSMENAWGILRCVIDICRKLDEGKYLILKDPNKQVIRIYSLPDGTFSTDEDEDDEEDDEEEDDEDEEN